One region of Turicibacter bilis genomic DNA includes:
- a CDS encoding [Fe-Fe] hydrogenase large subunit C-terminal domain-containing protein, protein MSVINFESTNCKNCYACVRACPVQSIKIKDEQAIIMEERCIACGLCLKACPKNVKKVETELEKVKSYLNKGEKVAISLAPTCFGVFDVSAQKICGALKKLGCFYVEETAVGALAVTNAYQKIQEEMEETCCITSCCASVNLLIEKHFPKLIPLLIPVLTPLMVHARLLKQKYGHETKVVFIGPCLAKKIEGEEDEFIDAVLTIEELIQWISEEHLDFDQVESMNLDATEQSQRTYPIVGGMSSCFTKRKKNIEIVPVDGIEDCIKVLEGIERREFENCFFEMSACHHSCIGGPAIGDKEVNIFKRKMRIKKYRELNDPNQIPASQTYPLHVNVGRIFKNKYAPILQPSEKEIEQILNHIGKYSSADELNCGSCGYKTCRQKAIAVYNHMAEPSMCLPYMKHKAETYSHVIFDVTPSIILVVNHELTIVDMNPAAQRFFDITKDQAIELPISVFLEEEPFLEVMESKQDLVGLRLTLNNNQTTVIESIIRIEHQEVMLCILHDLTEEIRHEEHLQRLKINAIDMAQQVINKQMIVAQEIASLLGETTAETKVTLTRLKELIQENEV, encoded by the coding sequence ATGAGTGTGATTAATTTTGAGTCAACTAATTGTAAGAACTGTTATGCCTGTGTGAGAGCATGTCCTGTTCAATCAATTAAAATAAAAGATGAGCAAGCTATCATTATGGAAGAGCGTTGTATAGCATGTGGATTATGTTTAAAGGCTTGTCCTAAAAATGTAAAAAAGGTTGAAACGGAACTTGAGAAAGTTAAGTCTTATTTAAATAAGGGGGAAAAGGTCGCTATTTCTTTAGCACCGACTTGTTTTGGTGTATTTGATGTTTCAGCCCAAAAGATTTGTGGTGCATTAAAGAAGTTAGGTTGTTTTTATGTTGAGGAAACAGCTGTCGGTGCCTTAGCGGTCACCAATGCTTATCAAAAGATTCAAGAGGAAATGGAAGAGACTTGTTGTATTACAAGTTGCTGCGCTTCAGTTAACTTATTGATTGAAAAACATTTTCCTAAGCTCATTCCATTACTTATTCCTGTTTTAACTCCATTAATGGTGCATGCTAGATTATTAAAACAAAAATATGGTCATGAAACGAAGGTGGTTTTTATTGGTCCATGTCTAGCAAAAAAGATTGAAGGAGAAGAAGATGAGTTTATTGATGCGGTCCTTACAATCGAGGAGCTCATTCAGTGGATTTCTGAAGAACATCTCGATTTTGATCAAGTTGAATCGATGAACTTAGATGCCACGGAACAAAGTCAACGAACGTATCCTATAGTTGGGGGAATGAGTAGTTGCTTTACTAAACGAAAGAAAAACATTGAGATTGTTCCAGTAGATGGCATTGAAGATTGTATTAAAGTCTTAGAAGGAATTGAGCGTAGAGAATTTGAAAATTGTTTTTTTGAGATGAGTGCTTGCCACCATAGTTGTATCGGAGGACCTGCGATTGGTGATAAGGAAGTTAATATTTTCAAACGTAAAATGAGAATTAAAAAATATCGGGAACTTAATGATCCAAATCAAATTCCTGCTTCACAAACCTACCCGCTTCACGTTAACGTAGGTCGAATATTTAAAAATAAATATGCCCCCATCCTTCAGCCAAGTGAAAAAGAAATTGAACAGATCTTAAATCATATAGGCAAATATTCATCTGCTGATGAGCTGAATTGTGGTTCGTGCGGGTATAAAACATGTCGGCAGAAGGCGATTGCTGTTTATAATCATATGGCTGAACCATCAATGTGCTTACCTTATATGAAGCATAAGGCAGAGACATACTCACATGTTATTTTTGATGTGACGCCAAGCATTATTTTAGTAGTCAATCATGAATTAACGATTGTTGATATGAACCCGGCCGCACAACGTTTTTTTGATATTACGAAAGATCAAGCGATTGAGCTGCCCATTTCCGTCTTTTTAGAGGAGGAGCCTTTTTTAGAAGTGATGGAGTCAAAACAAGATTTAGTAGGGTTACGTTTGACACTTAATAATAATCAAACAACCGTAATTGAGAGTATTATTCGAATCGAGCACCAAGAGGTAATGCTTTGTATTTTACATGATTTAACTGAAGAAATTCGTCATGAAGAACATTTACAGCGGTTAAAAATTAATGCGATTGATATGGCTCAACAAGTCATTAATAAACAGATGATTGTAGCACAAGAAATCGCTAGCTTACTAGGAGAGACAACAGCTGAGACGAAAGTAACCTTAACCCGACTAAAAGAATTAATCCAAGAAAATGAGGTATAA
- a CDS encoding (2Fe-2S) ferredoxin domain-containing protein: MKSIKICVGSSCHLKGSYEVIQLLQQLIKSAGLETCIELRAAFCLGHCTEAVSLVLPTGEVIGVSPDQVQHIFKSVILPLVMEEE; encoded by the coding sequence ATGAAATCTATAAAAATCTGTGTCGGGAGTTCCTGTCATTTAAAAGGATCATATGAGGTGATTCAACTGTTACAACAACTCATTAAATCTGCGGGTTTAGAAACATGTATTGAACTAAGAGCTGCATTTTGTTTAGGTCATTGTACAGAGGCTGTTTCATTGGTGTTACCAACAGGGGAAGTGATAGGTGTATCACCGGATCAAGTTCAACATATTTTTAAGTCTGTTATTCTTCCTCTTGTAATGGAGGAAGAGTAA
- a CDS encoding M15 family metallopeptidase: MQKVLVPIGIVALLGSGLLFYSYMMSDEMVLRRLGYDRTLIESLINEQPDLVQDLIEDDRKSEDIVDYLTIKGFNYDCYDAYVKLAEYYPTLESSEVVYLATFLDHVFFPTLLQQGYEEETIKAWFSDPDFNTYVESVDIVALNRLLNYAKETESDLMTLFSYVNYEKQNPYLKLDEVISAIDEYQTVVLPNLKSKGYESQEVEALFYQFGLSDLKSLMETTLNPDQAFELMAASSFDSSSFAIYDEVLSQDENYSVTYALQYAKYPNVKSKFYQDIVETPNTNSLLVLVNQNYRLDEFYAPTDFVPVDVPVTPYSQVNTNYLRRDAADATELLFSKAQEAGYELTLRTGYISYSVQKSLYNQDVYEMGLEYADKFNSRPGHSEHQTGLAIDITTPSINNELSLEFADTEEGKWVLAHAHEYGFIIRYPENRESEVGYFYEPYHLRYVGVEVATEIFENNWTLEDYILNYGLLDAVSDEVQTPEEGTIEQEPSHSDSSLEDSNEADDIDEEESTDHLDESDQEVLPDKSNASQSGSTDSELNEDSSTDDSSSDEDRQQAIQENRELSDQEKYQL, from the coding sequence ATGCAAAAAGTATTAGTTCCTATTGGTATTGTCGCTTTGCTTGGGTCAGGTCTATTATTTTACTCCTATATGATGAGTGATGAAATGGTGTTAAGACGACTTGGTTATGATCGAACACTGATTGAGAGCCTAATAAATGAACAACCTGATCTTGTTCAAGATTTAATCGAGGATGATCGAAAAAGCGAAGATATTGTAGATTATCTAACGATTAAAGGATTTAATTATGATTGTTATGACGCTTATGTGAAGTTAGCGGAGTATTATCCAACTCTTGAATCGAGTGAAGTGGTTTATTTAGCGACATTTTTAGATCATGTCTTTTTTCCAACTTTGCTTCAGCAAGGATATGAAGAGGAGACCATAAAGGCCTGGTTCTCTGATCCTGATTTTAATACGTATGTGGAATCAGTTGATATCGTAGCGTTAAATCGTCTATTAAACTATGCTAAAGAAACAGAAAGTGATTTGATGACTTTATTTAGTTATGTTAATTATGAAAAGCAAAATCCATATTTAAAACTTGATGAAGTTATCTCAGCTATTGATGAATATCAAACGGTTGTGCTACCCAATTTAAAATCTAAAGGGTATGAATCACAAGAAGTTGAGGCATTGTTTTATCAATTTGGCTTATCAGATTTGAAATCATTAATGGAAACGACTTTAAATCCAGATCAAGCTTTTGAGTTGATGGCGGCAAGTAGCTTTGATTCTTCAAGTTTTGCCATCTACGATGAAGTGTTAAGTCAAGATGAAAATTATTCGGTGACTTATGCATTGCAATATGCTAAGTATCCGAACGTAAAATCTAAATTTTATCAAGACATCGTTGAAACACCAAATACGAACAGCTTACTTGTTTTAGTGAATCAAAATTATCGTTTAGATGAATTTTATGCACCGACAGATTTTGTTCCTGTGGATGTACCAGTCACACCGTATTCTCAAGTGAATACGAATTATTTACGTCGTGACGCTGCTGATGCGACGGAATTATTATTTTCTAAAGCTCAAGAAGCGGGATATGAATTAACACTAAGAACAGGTTATATTTCGTATAGTGTGCAGAAGAGTTTATACAATCAAGACGTCTATGAAATGGGACTTGAGTATGCTGATAAATTCAATAGTCGACCAGGACATAGTGAACATCAAACCGGACTAGCCATTGACATCACGACTCCATCGATTAATAACGAGCTATCACTAGAGTTTGCTGATACTGAGGAAGGGAAATGGGTATTAGCACATGCGCATGAGTATGGATTTATTATTCGTTATCCCGAAAATCGTGAATCAGAAGTTGGCTATTTCTATGAACCGTATCATCTTCGTTATGTTGGAGTTGAAGTAGCAACTGAAATTTTTGAAAACAATTGGACGTTAGAAGACTATATTTTAAACTATGGTTTATTAGATGCCGTATCAGATGAAGTTCAGACTCCAGAAGAAGGGACAATAGAGCAAGAGCCTTCACATTCAGACTCTTCTCTAGAGGACTCTAATGAGGCGGATGATATAGATGAAGAGGAATCGACTGATCACCTTGATGAATCAGATCAAGAAGTGTTGCCCGATAAAAGTAATGCTAGTCAGTCTGGTTCAACGGATTCTGAATTAAATGAAGATTCCTCTACCGATGATTCATCATCAGATGAGGATAGACAACAAGCGATTCAAGAAAATAGGGAATTAAGTGATCAAGAAAAATATCAATTATAG
- a CDS encoding CotY/CotZ family spore coat protein: MSCECSTPSTNNNSNANRSANCVADTVRFINRLQQAVVPTEIGCSRCNTPVLGETSKANTRPFILYLPNGEPFRLAVLTDSPNEPIPVFRVEDVNGNCATLRALTTRRTCCMNDRDMLNEFNSNNPESEFIPTRSCVTVNLNDFIAIQCLDDVFLKLEICDCI, encoded by the coding sequence ATGAGTTGTGAATGTAGTACTCCATCAACAAACAATAACTCAAATGCAAATAGATCAGCAAATTGTGTAGCTGACACAGTCAGATTCATTAATCGATTACAACAAGCGGTTGTTCCAACTGAAATTGGTTGCTCTCGTTGTAATACGCCTGTATTAGGCGAAACTTCTAAGGCTAATACACGGCCATTTATTTTATATCTTCCAAATGGTGAACCCTTTAGACTAGCCGTATTAACAGATAGTCCAAATGAACCAATTCCAGTCTTTCGGGTCGAAGATGTTAATGGAAATTGTGCTACCTTAAGAGCTTTAACAACAAGAAGAACTTGTTGTATGAATGACCGTGATATGCTTAATGAATTTAATTCAAATAATCCAGAGTCAGAATTCATTCCGACACGTTCTTGTGTCACTGTCAACTTAAATGATTTTATTGCTATTCAGTGTTTAGATGATGTATTCTTAAAATTAGAGATTTGTGATTGTATTTAA
- a CDS encoding CotY/CotZ family spore coat protein, whose amino-acid sequence MSCSYYHTIHCETSPSCVEKNCIADTLKLIDRLQRQCQSKEKESLCTRCDKPFLGHRSTANTRPIILYLKNGDPFEIIYCEENTSASHLIFRVEEVKGNCAVLRLLIPICPYHNEKINLYSPSTSKLYKVTQTCVTINLDDISAIQCLDDVHLNLKGCQY is encoded by the coding sequence GTGAGTTGTAGTTATTATCATACTATTCATTGTGAAACTAGTCCTTCTTGTGTTGAGAAAAATTGTATAGCAGACACATTAAAATTAATTGATCGATTACAACGTCAATGCCAATCTAAAGAAAAGGAAAGTCTTTGTACACGCTGTGATAAGCCATTTCTAGGACATCGTTCAACAGCTAATACTCGACCAATTATTCTATATTTAAAAAATGGCGATCCATTTGAAATTATCTATTGTGAAGAGAATACTTCTGCCTCTCATCTCATTTTTCGAGTTGAAGAAGTCAAAGGGAATTGTGCAGTTTTAAGATTATTAATTCCAATTTGTCCATATCATAATGAGAAAATAAACTTATATTCACCTTCTACATCTAAACTCTATAAAGTTACCCAAACATGCGTAACCATTAATTTAGATGATATCAGTGCTATTCAATGTCTTGATGACGTTCATTTAAACTTAAAAGGGTGTCAATATTAG
- a CDS encoding FtsW/RodA/SpoVE family cell cycle protein: MRTILNKFRILLYNPIIVYLILIIGIGIVAIQSAIPLAKINYPNLPANYATKQLMFVSLGAFVAILVVIIGVDRIRALRWWIYGFWMIPLLGLFIYKKFHIPIPLVKEATNGAVSWYNLPGIGTIQPSEFMKIGIVLVVADIIQTHNERYPHLTRTFKTDLHLLVKIMAAVLPPAFLIFEQPDSGITMIILFFVALMIFASGIQWRYILTVGGFVAVIVTLFILLVGVFPEFLTETLKIDLYKLSRFSGWFDPFGTMGNEGMQLAKGLLAIGSGNLIGNGFQSSLVYFPEAHTDFIFAVIGMDFGLIGTLITVILCGLFDYEILNTATLNRGHYNSYVCIGIFGMLFFQQIENIGMTIGLLPITGVTLPFVSYGGSSSLSYMILFGLVLASYIEGIKIKHNEVDYHERTLYLKTKAYIKDNVKFDD; this comes from the coding sequence TTGAGAACTATTTTAAATAAATTTCGGATTTTATTATATAATCCCATTATCGTGTACTTGATTTTAATTATCGGAATTGGAATTGTAGCTATCCAATCTGCCATTCCACTTGCTAAAATCAACTATCCTAACCTTCCGGCTAACTATGCGACGAAGCAATTAATGTTCGTTAGTCTAGGTGCATTTGTCGCTATTTTAGTTGTCATCATTGGTGTGGATCGAATTCGCGCCCTTCGTTGGTGGATTTATGGTTTTTGGATGATTCCTTTATTAGGTTTATTCATTTATAAAAAATTTCATATCCCCATTCCATTGGTAAAAGAAGCAACAAATGGCGCTGTTTCTTGGTATAATTTACCCGGTATTGGAACCATCCAGCCCTCTGAATTTATGAAAATTGGAATTGTGCTAGTTGTCGCTGATATTATTCAAACGCATAATGAGCGATATCCACATCTGACACGAACATTTAAAACAGATTTACATTTGTTAGTTAAAATTATGGCAGCTGTCTTACCGCCAGCTTTCCTTATCTTTGAACAACCCGATTCAGGAATTACGATGATTATTTTATTCTTCGTTGCTCTGATGATTTTTGCATCCGGTATTCAATGGCGTTATATTTTAACTGTTGGTGGCTTTGTAGCGGTTATCGTTACTTTATTTATTTTATTAGTAGGCGTCTTTCCTGAGTTTCTAACGGAAACATTAAAGATTGACCTTTATAAATTAAGTCGTTTCTCTGGTTGGTTTGACCCCTTTGGAACGATGGGAAATGAAGGAATGCAACTTGCTAAAGGGTTATTAGCCATTGGTTCTGGAAATTTAATTGGGAATGGATTCCAAAGTTCGTTAGTCTACTTCCCAGAAGCTCATACCGATTTTATCTTTGCGGTCATCGGGATGGACTTTGGACTCATTGGAACGTTAATTACCGTTATTTTATGTGGTTTATTTGATTATGAAATTTTAAATACCGCCACATTAAACCGTGGACATTATAACAGTTATGTTTGTATTGGAATTTTTGGTATGTTATTCTTCCAACAAATCGAAAATATTGGAATGACGATTGGTCTTCTTCCGATCACAGGGGTAACATTACCATTTGTTAGTTATGGGGGGAGTTCTTCACTCTCTTACATGATTTTATTCGGTCTCGTCTTAGCTTCTTATATTGAAGGCATTAAGATTAAACATAACGAAGTCGATTATCATGAGCGTACGCTCTATTTAAAAACAAAAGCCTATATTAAAGACAATGTAAAATTTGATGATTAA
- the addA gene encoding helicase-exonuclease AddAB subunit AddA yields MSNIPKKPDDTIWNDEQWQAIYEKGHDLLISAGAGSGKTAVLVERIIQKILIDHINIDELLVLTFTEAAAAEMKQRIRARIEQELAKQPGNLVLSAQLNKISAANISTFHAFCNKLIRRYYYLLQLDPVFKIADDIEVGILQDDVIEELFDELAEIEDENYLCLSESFNSDRDDEALKTMLLKVYELARSNPQMHQWLMNLRSLYEWDGHDLQSWRYYQEIGKLIAPSIDEALLDLEKAREFAKDAEVMGIDHKYRTEVYDQDVAYATRLKESQQSAYADLREAFKNTKLATFPRFNAKQYDKEAHEQSKNARDAFKKRLGKLEEKYFVYSNETHARHFNESEHLVIALSTLVMKFHERFLKAKRERQMLDFSDLEWNTLHLLVQEDQPTDVARDIYHQFKEIMIDEYQDTNSMQECIITSIAKVAQPEIPIFMVGDVKQSIYRFRLAEPSIFQGKYQAYSSNKEAGNKIDLMKNYRSHQQVIDATNFIFKQLMDEPVGEIEYDEAAMLKLGVTGENNDEFNKSEVHLIDKKQFDEESEADLNAIEIEAHHIARLILQWVNNGQEIYDRKKGCYRPITYQDIVILMRSLGSVTIFQDVFRLYNIPLFTEQNTDLFDSIEIINLVSCLKVIDNPYQDIPLVGLMRSPLFFFTERELSLIKVATKANSFYDLVLYYRQAGEDELLKQKVAQFVQTIERWRFESKTTSLSQLIIRIYEQTLYYEFVLGLPHGYLRKANLDVFVDKARMYENSTKKGLYGFVNYIDRMQALGKHFGKAKTVTANENVVRIMSIHKSKGLEFPVVFVSQIHKTFNRQDELGNYLVHKKYGVAVKYIDPVLRLKQKTIAQSVVGSMIHKEMLAEEMRLLYVAMTRAKSKLIFTGVFDTEKKLASMNEVIKDSSWLLPSSHRLSAKNYADWVIPAVLKHKDSKEIVETCCEAKPFFLDDQSSWCLRIITEHEQLEEQEIENQQVEMQPPALDFEKIFDHSYDYQPLVEINAKQSVSQRKEEETTPMFKGIPEVKPQVAYDRPSFMKEQQVSGPEAGTALHQFMQHLPISLDHTLESLQDMKTRVIEKEMMTEAMANKIDLQQVLAFTKNPLYEQLTKAISVKKEVPFMTLVKVADHEQSQILLQGVIDLLAEFEDYVWIIDYKTDYVRDFNTQYEELKDRYAVQMKYYSKAIKEIYPTKKVSCYVYFLKVQQYIVYE; encoded by the coding sequence ATGAGTAATATTCCTAAAAAGCCGGATGATACAATATGGAATGATGAACAATGGCAAGCTATCTATGAGAAAGGACATGATTTATTAATCTCTGCTGGAGCAGGATCAGGAAAAACAGCCGTCTTAGTTGAACGAATAATTCAAAAAATTTTAATTGATCATATTAACATCGATGAATTACTCGTCTTAACCTTCACAGAAGCAGCAGCAGCTGAAATGAAGCAGCGTATCCGTGCTCGTATTGAGCAAGAACTTGCTAAACAACCAGGGAATTTAGTTCTTTCGGCTCAATTAAATAAAATTTCAGCAGCCAATATTTCGACCTTTCATGCCTTTTGTAATAAATTAATTCGTCGTTACTATTACTTACTTCAACTCGATCCAGTGTTCAAAATTGCAGATGACATTGAAGTGGGTATTTTACAAGATGATGTCATCGAAGAATTATTTGATGAACTGGCGGAAATTGAGGATGAGAATTACCTTTGTTTAAGTGAGAGCTTTAATAGTGATCGCGATGACGAGGCGTTAAAAACGATGTTACTGAAAGTTTATGAGTTGGCTCGTTCTAATCCACAGATGCATCAGTGGCTCATGAATTTACGCTCTTTATATGAGTGGGATGGACATGATTTACAGTCATGGCGCTATTATCAGGAAATTGGAAAACTAATTGCGCCTTCGATTGATGAAGCCCTTTTAGATTTAGAAAAGGCACGTGAATTTGCGAAAGATGCTGAAGTCATGGGAATTGATCATAAATATCGGACAGAAGTTTATGACCAAGACGTCGCTTATGCAACTCGTTTAAAAGAAAGCCAACAATCAGCTTATGCTGATTTGCGTGAAGCCTTTAAAAATACGAAATTAGCTACCTTCCCTCGTTTTAATGCAAAACAATATGATAAAGAAGCTCATGAACAGAGTAAAAATGCACGAGATGCTTTTAAAAAACGTTTAGGAAAACTTGAAGAGAAGTATTTCGTGTACTCTAATGAAACACATGCCCGCCATTTTAATGAAAGTGAACACTTAGTCATCGCATTATCAACGCTTGTGATGAAGTTTCATGAACGATTTCTGAAGGCGAAGCGTGAACGTCAGATGCTTGACTTCTCCGATTTAGAATGGAACACGCTTCACTTATTAGTTCAAGAGGATCAACCAACCGATGTTGCAAGGGATATTTATCATCAATTCAAAGAAATTATGATTGATGAGTATCAAGATACGAACTCGATGCAAGAATGTATCATTACCTCAATTGCAAAGGTTGCCCAGCCTGAAATTCCGATCTTCATGGTAGGAGATGTGAAGCAATCAATTTATCGCTTCCGTTTAGCAGAGCCGAGCATTTTTCAAGGTAAGTATCAAGCCTATTCAAGTAATAAAGAGGCCGGAAATAAAATCGACCTAATGAAAAACTATCGTTCACATCAACAAGTCATTGATGCGACGAACTTTATCTTTAAGCAACTCATGGATGAACCAGTTGGAGAAATTGAGTATGATGAAGCGGCCATGTTAAAGCTTGGAGTAACCGGTGAAAATAATGATGAATTTAACAAAAGTGAAGTGCATTTAATTGATAAAAAACAGTTTGATGAAGAGAGTGAAGCAGACTTAAATGCGATCGAAATTGAAGCCCATCATATTGCCCGTCTGATTTTACAGTGGGTAAATAATGGACAAGAAATTTATGATCGTAAAAAAGGATGTTATCGTCCTATTACGTATCAAGATATTGTGATTTTAATGCGTTCACTTGGTAGTGTGACGATTTTCCAAGATGTCTTCAGACTTTATAACATCCCACTCTTTACGGAACAAAATACCGATTTATTTGACTCGATTGAGATTATTAACTTAGTCTCTTGTTTAAAAGTCATTGATAATCCATATCAAGATATTCCACTCGTTGGTTTGATGCGTTCCCCATTATTCTTCTTCACTGAGCGTGAATTGTCATTGATTAAAGTGGCAACAAAAGCTAATTCATTTTATGATTTAGTTCTTTACTACCGACAGGCCGGAGAAGATGAACTGTTAAAACAAAAAGTGGCTCAATTTGTACAGACGATTGAACGTTGGCGTTTTGAATCAAAAACGACATCGTTATCTCAATTGATTATTCGTATTTATGAGCAGACCTTATACTATGAATTCGTTTTAGGACTCCCACATGGCTATTTACGAAAAGCGAATCTTGATGTCTTTGTTGATAAAGCGCGAATGTATGAAAATAGTACGAAAAAAGGATTGTATGGGTTTGTGAATTATATTGATCGTATGCAAGCACTTGGGAAGCATTTCGGAAAAGCAAAGACGGTGACAGCGAATGAAAATGTCGTTCGAATTATGTCGATTCATAAATCAAAAGGATTAGAATTCCCAGTTGTCTTTGTGTCACAAATTCATAAAACATTTAACCGTCAAGATGAATTAGGAAATTATCTCGTGCATAAAAAGTATGGGGTTGCTGTAAAATACATTGATCCTGTGCTTCGACTAAAGCAAAAGACGATTGCTCAAAGTGTGGTAGGGTCGATGATCCATAAAGAGATGTTAGCTGAAGAGATGCGTCTGTTATACGTAGCCATGACGCGTGCAAAATCAAAACTGATTTTTACGGGGGTCTTTGATACTGAAAAGAAATTGGCTTCAATGAATGAAGTGATTAAAGATTCATCTTGGTTACTACCATCAAGTCATCGTTTAAGTGCAAAAAATTATGCAGATTGGGTGATTCCGGCCGTCTTAAAGCATAAAGACTCAAAGGAAATCGTCGAAACGTGTTGTGAAGCGAAGCCGTTCTTCTTAGATGATCAAAGTTCATGGTGTTTACGTATCATTACCGAGCATGAGCAACTAGAAGAACAAGAAATTGAAAACCAACAGGTTGAAATGCAACCACCGGCTCTTGACTTTGAGAAGATTTTTGATCATTCATATGATTATCAACCGCTTGTTGAAATTAATGCGAAACAATCCGTCTCTCAACGAAAAGAAGAAGAAACCACCCCGATGTTTAAAGGGATTCCTGAAGTTAAGCCACAAGTCGCCTATGATCGTCCATCATTTATGAAAGAACAACAAGTGAGTGGACCAGAAGCGGGAACTGCACTACATCAATTCATGCAACACTTGCCGATAAGTCTCGATCATACGCTTGAGAGTTTGCAAGATATGAAAACTCGTGTGATAGAAAAAGAAATGATGACTGAGGCAATGGCTAATAAAATTGATTTACAACAAGTATTAGCTTTCACAAAGAACCCTCTTTATGAACAATTGACGAAAGCAATAAGTGTGAAAAAAGAGGTTCCATTCATGACGCTTGTTAAAGTTGCCGATCATGAACAATCTCAAATTTTATTACAAGGGGTTATCGATTTATTAGCAGAATTTGAGGATTACGTTTGGATTATTGATTATAAAACCGATTATGTTCGTGATTTTAATACTCAATATGAAGAGCTAAAAGATCGCTACGCGGTGCAGATGAAGTATTACTCAAAAGCCATTAAAGAAATTTATCCTACTAAAAAAGTAAGCTGTTATGTATACTTTTTAAAAGTTCAACAATATATTGTTTATGAATAG